The genomic region ccccctcactccaTGGACCTGTTGCTTACTTTTCATAGATCCATAGAGTGATGGTTTGCCTCTATCCTTGAGAAGCGTGTGTTGATTGACAAGCTACCCTAGGGTCATTAATGTAGTGGGGACACGTGGCAAGCTTTTAATGGTTGTTTGCTTGAACCGAAGCGTCCCTTCGTCTTCCGTGtcgttccctctatatatatgtgtgctCCTAGTCcctttcattttcacattttggaGAAATTTTTGCTGATCAGAGCGCTTCCGTCCACTCTTTACGAACCATCGTCTCGTCAAGTTGGTCTCACCATTCTATTTAGTCATCTCATTGCTTTCAACATGTCGTTAAGCTGTAAGTACTGGTTCTTTTATCTCAagtttctttttctattatattcACTTGTCCGTCATTAGTGTAAACCTAGAGTCTTAGGATTTTTACCCGTCGCTTGTAGGTGTCAAATGTCTAGTAAGGCGTCAAGTGGTTAATCGTTTATCCTCGATGAAACGAGCTACGATGAGGTGTTCCCGTCAGGTCAAGCAGACCTCGGCACCTCTAGCGAGGAAAGGGAACCGTCAGCTAACTCTCCTTCCAATATGGAGGATGAGGTGCAGGGTGAGGATGGGTCAAAGTATGATTACAATGACCTAGACGATATAAACCCCCCATCCAATCTGTCATAGGTCTTGATGGGTTCAAGGAATTCCCTTATGGACGGTAAACAATTTTGTTTCTACCATCAAGCCATCACACTTCAACACACTTAGGGAGAAGTATCAGATACCTGACAACATTTCCATCTGTCTATCCTTTAAGTCTGAAAAGTGCTACTATAAGGGTCTTAAAGACGTCGGGGTATACAAGCAGATGCTGAAAGTTGGGCTTCACTTTCCATTGAGTGCTCTTCACCATCATCTTCTCCAATACCTGGGGTTGGCCATCTCCCAGTTCTCTCTGAATGCCTAGAGGATCTTTCTGGGTGTAGAAGTTTTGTACAGGGTAATGTCCAATGGGGTGCGACAGTTGACtatggaagaattcttccattgttaccgtcctTCTAAAATTTCCCAATCTAGGGGGATGTACAGTTTCCTTCCACGGAGTTCGGTGCTTCGATTAGTGTGTGAGACCCTAGACTCTAACAGGAACTAGAAGGGTCAATACTTTTTCCTCCGTGAGGATAATTGGATGGGTCACCCAAACGATCATGAGTACATGCCTGTGGACACAACATAGGGTATAATAACCCCGTTTGGTAGGTGTCCATCCATATTAgatttaatacattttttattgtttaactgccataaccgtctTCTTTGCAGCTTGTGACCATCCACAGGTTACTACCGAGCAATttggtttcttaaaaaaaatcttcaagacCACCAAGCTGTCAGAGAGGACGTGGGTCAAGCTTGTTACCTTGGATACTCTCCACTGGTACTGTGATGGTCTAGAACCTACTACTGCTGCCCATCGATACGACGCATGAATTCATAAACGTAAGTCCTTTGACCATTGTGTGTTTGTATTATTACTTACCAATGTTCTTACTCGTCCACTTTTTGTAGAAATGGAAGAGGCCAGGAGAAGGGCATTCATCAAGCAACAGGCCACTGCTAAAAAGAAGCTAGAGGGGAGTCTTCCCCCCAAGATGGGCTCGACTCATCCTTCCACAAAAAGGCAACCATCCGAGAAAATTAACCGCCAAGGCAAGAAGCAGAAGGTGGTGACGGGACTAGCTATCGGTCAAGCTTCCGACGGGTTTAAGTTGCCTCCCAAGCTTGGCTTGGGGAAGGGCAAAGGTCTGATGGTTAATCCATACCCTGTCAAGGAGAACCTCCCGTCCTTCTTCGAGAGGATTCCTAGTACGCCCTTAAGCAAATCACCTCCATCATCAAGGATGAGGACTACGAGGACCTGGGCAATTATGCCACTAAAGCAATGGGGGAGACAGGATTATTCAACCTTACACAGGTTTGTATCCGTCCCTATATATTTAGtcatattttttatcattttgtaCTTACTCTTTTTGTGGTTGGTGTAGGAGGTCCTGATGATGAAGGGGTTGATGGAGCATTGCCTTTCTCACGAGAAGACACTAGAGCGTGTCCGTGCTAAGGAAAATGCAATGGAGGAAGAGCTAACAGAGCGGAGATCTTGGAGGCTCCATCATGAGGAGAAGCTGAAACTATCCATCGGGTGTTCCCTTCTGCCCCCTGCTCATCCGAGTGGGCGAATTCGGGGATGAAGTCTGCAATAACCTGTCCTTTTGTGGCCGTACATGGTTGATACTATATATCAAACTCACTCAGTTCAATCGTCCATAGCGCTACTTGTTCAGCCGCCTCCGGACTGCTCATTACTCTTCGTAGTGGTTTTTCTGTCAAGACTACTATAGTATAAGCCTGGAAGTATAGTTTGAGTTTACGCGCTGCAGTTACTAACGCGAAGGCAAGCTTTTCCATAGGCGGGTACCTCTCTTCTGCCCCTCATAACGCTTGGCTCAAGAAGTATATGGGTTTTTGGGCCCCGTCCTCTTCCCTGACTAGAACCGCACTGACAGCAGTTAAGGAGACGGCCAAGTAGAGGAAGAACTTTTCTCCTGGTCTAGGTGGGCTTAGCAAATGTGGAGAAGAAAGGTATGCCTTTAGATCCTTGAATGCCCGTTGACACTCGATTATCCATTCGAAAGGCTTTTTTAATGTGCAAAAAAAGGGGAGGCACCTATCCGTTGCTTTTGAAACGAATCTGTTTAACACTGCTATCTTACTGTTCAGACTCTGTACCTCCTTGATAGTTTTTGGTGGCGCCGGCTCCATGATAGCCTGAACCTTGTTCGGGTTGACTTCGATACCCCTCTGAGTTACAATGAATCCTAAGAACTTCCCAGTTGTCACCCCAAACATACACTTGCTCGGATTCAGCTTCATGTTATAGTGCCTGAGCGTCTCGAATGTTTCCTTTAGGACATCGAGGTGGTCTTCCTCTCGTATGTTTTTTATCAGCATGTCGTCTACGTACACCTCGACGTTCCTTCCAATCTGGTGTGCAAACATCCTGTTCATAAGCCTTTGATACGTCGCACTTGCATTCTTGAGGCTAAACAGCATCACCTTATAACAGAAGAGTCCCTGGCTCGTGACAAAAGAAGTTTTCTCCTAGTCAGCCTCGTCCAGCTTTATCTGATTGTACCTAGAAAATGCGTCCTTGAAGCTTAGCAGCTGGTGTCTTGCTGTTGAATCTACTAAGATATCAATCCTTGggaatgggtagctatccttagGACATGCCTTGTTtaagtctgtgaagtccacgcacatcctccactttccattagctttcttgatTGTTACCACTTTAGCCAACCAATCGGGGTAGTACACTTCCTGGATGAATCTTGTTTCCTACAACTTACGAACTTCCTTTGCTATGGCTCGGTCCCATTCTTGGGCGAACACTCGCTTCTTCTGTTGGATGGGAGGGAAAGAGGGTGACACGTTCAGCTTGTGAACAATGACTAAAGGGTCAATTCtgggcatgtcttcatggctccaagCGAAGATGTCTTGGTTTCCTTTTAGAAATGATATCAAGGCCTGTCAGACTGGAAGGCTAGCAAGAATGCCTATTTTGGTCATCCACTTAGGTTTAGAATCATCAAAGGGGACCTCCTCTATTCCCTCTACTATCTCCGTTACCATTCGCCGTTCCTCTATACACATTGTCGGTAAGTGATCGTCCATTTCTATCATGGCAATATAGCATTCGCGCGCCGCTACCTGATTACCCCGTACCTCTCCTACTTTGTACTCTATtgggaacttgatcatcaggtggtaggtagaggttacgaCCTTCCACGAAGTGAGAGTAGGGCGGCCCAAGATGGCATTGTACGCAAATGAGTAGTCTACTACCAGGAACGTAACATCCCTGGTAATCTGTTGGGGGTAATCGCCAACCGTGACAAACAAGGTGACCGCGCCTAATGGGTATACCCTTGTACCTCCAAACCCAATGAATGGTGCGTCAGTCGGGATCCCTTGTACCTCCAAACCCAATCCTAATGGGTATACCCTTGTACCTCCAAACCTaatcctcatttgctggaatgctGGGTAGTAAATTATATCAGCGAAGTTGTCGTTATCTACCAAGACCCTGTGAGTGTTGTAGTAGCCAATTTGTATACTTACGACAAGCGTATCGTCATGTGGGTGATGGAGGCGTTGAGCGTCTTCCTCCGAGAACCCGATCACCGGGTCGTCCATGCATGCCATCCTTGGGACCAATCCTGTTAGCTAGACATTCTGAACCAATCGGAGGTAGGTCTTGCGCGCCCTTTTGGTTGAACAGGGAGCTActgtgccccctacaatcattcTTAAGTCCCCGACATGTGGCTTGGGGCGTTCGTTCTCCCTCTGGGGACCTTGCTCTTGCGGCTGGTCCATCTTCTCTTTGCTTACAAACCTCTGCAATTCCCCTGCCTGATCAGGgcttctatctgctgcttcaaatcataACATTTGAAAGTATCGTGGCCATGGTGGCGATGAAAGCGGCAGTATTTATCCCTGGGCCTCTTGTT from Castanea sativa cultivar Marrone di Chiusa Pesio chromosome 11, ASM4071231v1 harbors:
- the LOC142616075 gene encoding uncharacterized protein LOC142616075, translating into MSDVLYRATKYINAEDTLLAREEKPRKREREEDARQEIGWKVRRTGDGQEDRRSKTPSARFANFTLLNIPIDQVLMQIKDKGSLIFPGKLKGDPNKRPRDKYCRFHRHHGHDTFKCYDLKQQIEALIRQGNCRGLVPRMACMDDPVIGFSEEDAQRLHHPHDDTLVVSIQIGYYNTHRVLVDNDNFADIIYYPAFQQMRIRFGGTRVYPLGLGLEVQGIPTDAPFIGFGGTRVYPLGAVTLFVTVGDYPQQITRDVTFLVVDYSFAYNAILGRPTLTSWKVVTSTYHLMIKFPIEYKVGEVRGNQVAARECYIAMIEMDDHLPTMCIEERRMVTEIVEGIEEVPFDDSKPKWMTKIGILASLPV